A window of the Zerene cesonia ecotype Mississippi chromosome 24, Zerene_cesonia_1.1, whole genome shotgun sequence genome harbors these coding sequences:
- the LOC119836491 gene encoding phosphatidylinositol 4-phosphate 5-kinase type-1 beta isoform X11: protein MASGDTDHIEIMDSSVTKKADIGTGPSGSEDDDRDRLSIAEKNVPYDPAVGPSGAISKVHKSDRKIGHRRVGEGGEITYKKIQSSQIMGSIQLGIQHAIGGLASKPERDLLMQDFMTVETTNFPSEGSNHTPAHHYSEFKFKTYAPIAFRYFRDLFGIQPDDFLMSMCSAPLRELSNPGASGSIFYLTNDDEFIIKTVQHKEGEFLQKLLPGYYLNLDQNPRTLLPKFFGLYCYQCNSKNVRLVAMNNLLPSSVKLHQKYDLKGSTYKRKASKTERQKSSPTYKDLDFMEHHTEGIFLEADTYTALIKTMQRDCRVLESFKIMDYSLLVGIHNLDEAQREKTEARKRTDSGQSDDEGDGERRGLNRTRSEQKEDFKAQVKRTQSINRQRLVAHSTAMESIQAESEPIDEEEDVPPGGIPARNARGERLLLFLGIIDILQSYRLRKKLEHTWKSMIHDGDTVSVHRPSFYAQRFLDFMGKTVFKKIPSSLKHSPSKRKSIAKPSRPQEEIDTPGRIYIGRTITDYNPDLLRQARSPRSSIRSSLSDFTDTTISTWNQRHAQPTEYPSVLSDRLKVIDRDRMQFPRRIDFDTSNLTPREPGPSYDTHLYRTSVQDRMESLSDQLTKVLSTGAGSTHINGSLADSGIQTDNTSTSVPQIYVADAQTTPVIKILKDAAVDTRNDDNLQDIPFIDEEELEKPWKRRSNILEKHKSTSNIPERIDEVSSKEQSNERLSMSFNRSKSPTFVEKFKKFFMDIGLVKSESSPNTRDTHDASTLPKNLNSSYRTRSATPTSVEPRETSTLPKDMRFRKVRSTQTVYIKPEADVSREHVSVVKLNGDEHIKDSESERCLKEVVYVRSLEKAAIYSGNDSGSTIIVVPPAD, encoded by the exons CCGGCCGTCGGCCCGTCGGGCGCGATCAGCAAGGTGCACAAGTCCGATCGGAAGATCGGCCACCGGCGCGTCGGCGAGGGCGGCGAGATCACGTACAAGAAGATACAGTCGTCGCAGATCATGGGCTCCATACAGTTGG GTATCCAGCACGCGATCGGCGGCCTCGCCTCCAAACCGGAGAGGGACCTCCTCATGCAGGACTTCATGACGGTGGAGACCACGAACTTCCCCAGCGAGGGCTCCAACCACACGCCCGCGCACCACTACTCCGAGTTCAAGTTTAAGACGTACGCGCCGATCGCGTTCCGATACTTCCGCGACCTGTTCGGCATACAGCCGGATGACTTTTTG ATGTCAATGTGCAGTGCACCATTACGCGAACTGAGCAACCCCGGCGCGTCGGGTAGCATATTCTATCTGACGAACGACGACGAGTTCATCATAAAAACTGTGCAGCACAAGGAGGGGGAGTTCCTGCAGAAACTGCTGCCTGGATACTACTTGAATCTGGATCAG AACCCACGAACGCTACTGCCAAAGTTCTTCGGGCTGTACTGCTATCAGTGCAACAGCAAAAACGTGCGGCTCGTCGCTATGAACAATTTGCTGCCGTCGTCGGTGAAGCTGCACCAGAAGTACGACTTGAAGGGATCCACTTATAAGAGGAAG gcAAGCAAAACAGAGAGACAAAAGAGCTCACCGACATACAAAGATCTAGACTTCATGGAGCACCACACCGAGGGCATATTCCTGGAAGCCGACACGTATACGGCGCTCATCAAGACGATGCAAAGGGACTGCCGGGTTTTGGAGAGTTTCAAG ATAATGGACTACTCCCTGCTGGTCGGCATACACAATTTAGACGAAGCGCAACGCGAGAAAACCGAAGCGAGAAAACGAACCGACTCCGGGCAGAGCGACGACGAGGGGGACGGCGAGAGGAGGGGACTGAATAGGACTAG ATCGGAACAAAAAGAAGATTTCAAAGCTCAAGTGAAAAGGACACA GTCGATAAACCGGCAACGGCTGGTGGCCCATTCGACGGCAATGGAGAGCATCCAAGCGGAAAGCGAGCCCATAGACGAGGAGGAGGACGTGCC GCCCGGCGGCATACCGGCGCGGAACGCGCGCGGCGAGCGGCTCCTTCTGTTCCTCGGCATCATCGACATACTGCAGTCGTACCGACTTCGCAAAAAGTTGGAGCACACCTGGAAGAGCATGATACACGATGGG GACACAGTATCCGTACATAGACCTAGTTTTTACGCGCAGCGTTTCCTCGATTTCATGGGGAAAActgtatttaagaaaataccTTCGT CACTGAAACACTCCCCGTCGAAGCGAAAGAGCATCGCGAAGCCATCGAGACCGCAGGAAGAGATCGATACACCCG GACGAATATACATCGGGCGTACTATAACGGACTATAATCCGGACTTGTTGAGACAGGCCAGGTCGCCCAGGTCCTCTATCCGGTCGAGCCTCAGTGATTTCACCGACACCACAATATCGACCTGGAACCAAAGGCACGCACAGCCCACGGAGTATCCGTCCGTACTCTCGGACAGATTGAAGGTCATCGACAGAGACAGGATGCAGTTCCCCAGGCGGATAGACTTCGACACGTCGAACCTAACGCCGCGAGAGCCCGGACCGTCGTACGATACGCATCTCTACAGAACCTCCGTCCAAGACAGAATGGAGTCCCTATCCGACCAATTGACCAAAGTTCTGAGCACCGGAGCGGGAAGCACGCACATTAATGGAAGTCTAGCCGATAGCGGCATACAAACGGACAACACCAGCACCAGCGTGCCGCAAATATACGTAGCCGACGCGCAAACGACGCCCGTCATCAAAATACTCAAAGACGCAGCTGTGGACACGCGAAACGACGATAACCTCCAAGACATACCGTTTATAGATGAGGAGGAACTCGAGAAGCCGTGGAAGCGGCGATCGAACATTCTAGAAAAGCACAAGAGCACCTCGAACATCCCAGAGCGAATAGATGAAGTCAGCTCAAAGGAGCAATCGAACGAGCGGCTCTCGATGAGCTTCAATAGATCGAAATCGCCGACGTTCGTCGAGAAATTCAAGAAGTTTTTCATGGACATTGGCCTGGTCAAGTCCGAGAGCTCGCCGAACACACGGGACACGCACGACGCGAGCACGCTGCCCAAGAATTTGAACTCCAGCTATCGCACGCGTAGCGCGACTCCAACTAGCGTGGAACCCAGAGAAACGTCCACTTTACCCAAAGACATGAGGTTCCGCAAAGTGCGTTCGACGCAAACGGTCTACATCAAACCGGAGGCGGATGTGTCCAGAGAGCACGTGTCGGTGGTGAAACTAAACGGGGATGAGCACATAAAGGATTCGGAATCTGAGCGGTGCTTGAAGGAGGTTGTATACGTGAGGAGTTTGGAGAAGGCGGCGATATACTCAGGGAACGACAGCGGCAGTACGATTATAGTCGTACCGCCCGCTGATTGA
- the LOC119836491 gene encoding phosphatidylinositol 4-phosphate 5-kinase type-1 gamma isoform X10, whose protein sequence is MASGDTDHIEIMDSSVTKKADIGTGPSGSEDDDRDRLSIAEKNVPYDPAVGPSGAISKVHKSDRKIGHRRVGEGGEITYKKIQSSQIMGSIQLGIQHAIGGLASKPERDLLMQDFMTVETTNFPSEGSNHTPAHHYSEFKFKTYAPIAFRYFRDLFGIQPDDFLMSMCSAPLRELSNPGASGSIFYLTNDDEFIIKTVQHKEGEFLQKLLPGYYLNLDQNPRTLLPKFFGLYCYQCNSKNVRLVAMNNLLPSSVKLHQKYDLKGSTYKRKASKTERQKSSPTYKDLDFMEHHTEGIFLEADTYTALIKTMQRDCRVLESFKIMDYSLLVGIHNLDEAQREKTEARKRTDSGQSDDEGDGERRGLNRTRSEQKEDFKAQVKRTQSINRQRLVAHSTAMESIQAESEPIDEEEDVPPGGIPARNARGERLLLFLGIIDILQSYRLRKKLEHTWKSMIHDGDTVSVHRPSFYAQRFLDFMGKTVFKKIPSLDLPEIKGNHRKFRTLVTSYIGLTLKHSPSKRKSIAKPSRPQEEIDTPGRIYIGRTITDYNPDLLRQARSPRSSIRSSLSDFTDTTISTWNQRHAQPTEYPSVLSDRLKVIDRDRMQFPRRIDFDTSNLTPREPGPSYDTHLYRTSVQDRMESLSDQLTKVLSTGAGSTHINGSLADSGIQTDNTSTSVPQIYVADAQTTPVIKILKDAAVDTRNDDNLQDIPFIDEEELEKPWKRRSNILEKHKSTSNIPERIDEVSSKEQSNERLSMSFNRSKSPTFVEKFKKFFMDIGLVKSESSPNTRDTHDASTLPKNLNSSYRTRSATPTSVEPRETSTLPKDMRFRKVRSTQTVYIKPEADVSREHVSVVKLNGDEHIKDSESERCLKEVVYVRSLEKAAIYSGNDSGSTIIVVPPAD, encoded by the exons CCGGCCGTCGGCCCGTCGGGCGCGATCAGCAAGGTGCACAAGTCCGATCGGAAGATCGGCCACCGGCGCGTCGGCGAGGGCGGCGAGATCACGTACAAGAAGATACAGTCGTCGCAGATCATGGGCTCCATACAGTTGG GTATCCAGCACGCGATCGGCGGCCTCGCCTCCAAACCGGAGAGGGACCTCCTCATGCAGGACTTCATGACGGTGGAGACCACGAACTTCCCCAGCGAGGGCTCCAACCACACGCCCGCGCACCACTACTCCGAGTTCAAGTTTAAGACGTACGCGCCGATCGCGTTCCGATACTTCCGCGACCTGTTCGGCATACAGCCGGATGACTTTTTG ATGTCAATGTGCAGTGCACCATTACGCGAACTGAGCAACCCCGGCGCGTCGGGTAGCATATTCTATCTGACGAACGACGACGAGTTCATCATAAAAACTGTGCAGCACAAGGAGGGGGAGTTCCTGCAGAAACTGCTGCCTGGATACTACTTGAATCTGGATCAG AACCCACGAACGCTACTGCCAAAGTTCTTCGGGCTGTACTGCTATCAGTGCAACAGCAAAAACGTGCGGCTCGTCGCTATGAACAATTTGCTGCCGTCGTCGGTGAAGCTGCACCAGAAGTACGACTTGAAGGGATCCACTTATAAGAGGAAG gcAAGCAAAACAGAGAGACAAAAGAGCTCACCGACATACAAAGATCTAGACTTCATGGAGCACCACACCGAGGGCATATTCCTGGAAGCCGACACGTATACGGCGCTCATCAAGACGATGCAAAGGGACTGCCGGGTTTTGGAGAGTTTCAAG ATAATGGACTACTCCCTGCTGGTCGGCATACACAATTTAGACGAAGCGCAACGCGAGAAAACCGAAGCGAGAAAACGAACCGACTCCGGGCAGAGCGACGACGAGGGGGACGGCGAGAGGAGGGGACTGAATAGGACTAG ATCGGAACAAAAAGAAGATTTCAAAGCTCAAGTGAAAAGGACACA GTCGATAAACCGGCAACGGCTGGTGGCCCATTCGACGGCAATGGAGAGCATCCAAGCGGAAAGCGAGCCCATAGACGAGGAGGAGGACGTGCC GCCCGGCGGCATACCGGCGCGGAACGCGCGCGGCGAGCGGCTCCTTCTGTTCCTCGGCATCATCGACATACTGCAGTCGTACCGACTTCGCAAAAAGTTGGAGCACACCTGGAAGAGCATGATACACGATGGG GACACAGTATCCGTACATAGACCTAGTTTTTACGCGCAGCGTTTCCTCGATTTCATGGGGAAAActgtatttaagaaaataccTTCGT TGGACCTCCCGGAGATCAAGGGGAATCACCGCAAATTCCGAACCTTGGTGACCAGCTACATAG GTTTGA CACTGAAACACTCCCCGTCGAAGCGAAAGAGCATCGCGAAGCCATCGAGACCGCAGGAAGAGATCGATACACCCG GACGAATATACATCGGGCGTACTATAACGGACTATAATCCGGACTTGTTGAGACAGGCCAGGTCGCCCAGGTCCTCTATCCGGTCGAGCCTCAGTGATTTCACCGACACCACAATATCGACCTGGAACCAAAGGCACGCACAGCCCACGGAGTATCCGTCCGTACTCTCGGACAGATTGAAGGTCATCGACAGAGACAGGATGCAGTTCCCCAGGCGGATAGACTTCGACACGTCGAACCTAACGCCGCGAGAGCCCGGACCGTCGTACGATACGCATCTCTACAGAACCTCCGTCCAAGACAGAATGGAGTCCCTATCCGACCAATTGACCAAAGTTCTGAGCACCGGAGCGGGAAGCACGCACATTAATGGAAGTCTAGCCGATAGCGGCATACAAACGGACAACACCAGCACCAGCGTGCCGCAAATATACGTAGCCGACGCGCAAACGACGCCCGTCATCAAAATACTCAAAGACGCAGCTGTGGACACGCGAAACGACGATAACCTCCAAGACATACCGTTTATAGATGAGGAGGAACTCGAGAAGCCGTGGAAGCGGCGATCGAACATTCTAGAAAAGCACAAGAGCACCTCGAACATCCCAGAGCGAATAGATGAAGTCAGCTCAAAGGAGCAATCGAACGAGCGGCTCTCGATGAGCTTCAATAGATCGAAATCGCCGACGTTCGTCGAGAAATTCAAGAAGTTTTTCATGGACATTGGCCTGGTCAAGTCCGAGAGCTCGCCGAACACACGGGACACGCACGACGCGAGCACGCTGCCCAAGAATTTGAACTCCAGCTATCGCACGCGTAGCGCGACTCCAACTAGCGTGGAACCCAGAGAAACGTCCACTTTACCCAAAGACATGAGGTTCCGCAAAGTGCGTTCGACGCAAACGGTCTACATCAAACCGGAGGCGGATGTGTCCAGAGAGCACGTGTCGGTGGTGAAACTAAACGGGGATGAGCACATAAAGGATTCGGAATCTGAGCGGTGCTTGAAGGAGGTTGTATACGTGAGGAGTTTGGAGAAGGCGGCGATATACTCAGGGAACGACAGCGGCAGTACGATTATAGTCGTACCGCCCGCTGATTGA